The proteins below are encoded in one region of Effusibacillus dendaii:
- a CDS encoding alpha/beta fold hydrolase codes for MTFCQVNNEKIYFERHGATDGKTLLFVHGAGGSAETWHRLITYLPDFDCVLLDLPAHHRSEGNTCTSIIEYSGLVNQFVQEVTQTANPSLTYVGHSMGGAIGIELACQSIPPAWLTNLVLVTTGARLKVNDQFLTQLAAGQYDPSFAKIGFARNSPQDLIEQVIAQRAFVPTEITYHDFSACNQFDRRNDLQKIQIPVLIAAGEEDRLTPPHYSVFMHEQIPQSTFVQIADAGHYLPLEKPKELADAIRKFIP; via the coding sequence ATGACTTTTTGCCAAGTGAACAATGAAAAAATTTACTTTGAAAGACACGGTGCCACAGACGGAAAAACGCTGTTGTTCGTTCATGGAGCAGGCGGTTCCGCTGAAACATGGCACCGTCTCATTACATATTTGCCGGATTTTGACTGCGTTCTTTTGGATCTGCCTGCTCACCACCGGTCGGAAGGAAATACCTGCACTTCGATAATCGAATATTCCGGACTGGTTAACCAATTCGTCCAAGAAGTAACGCAAACAGCGAATCCTTCCCTGACTTATGTGGGACACTCGATGGGCGGTGCCATTGGCATTGAATTGGCCTGTCAATCCATACCTCCCGCCTGGTTAACCAATCTTGTCCTTGTTACGACAGGCGCCCGTTTAAAAGTGAACGATCAGTTTCTGACTCAGCTCGCCGCTGGTCAGTACGACCCCTCGTTTGCAAAAATCGGGTTTGCCCGCAATTCCCCGCAGGATCTGATTGAACAGGTAATTGCTCAGCGTGCGTTTGTCCCTACGGAGATTACATACCATGATTTTTCGGCATGTAATCAATTTGACAGAAGGAACGACCTGCAAAAAATTCAAATCCCTGTTTTGATCGCAGCCGGTGAGGAAGATCGATTAACACCGCCGCATTATTCCGTTTTCATGCACGAACAGATTCCGCAATCCACTTTCGTGCAGATCGCGGACGCCGGTCACTATCTGCCGCTTGAAAAACCGAAAGAACTGGCGGACGCCATTCGAAAATTCATTCCATAG
- a CDS encoding thiolase family protein — translation MEAVIVSAVRTAIAREAGAMRSLLPQQYGAAVMKEALRRANLDGSQIDDVVMGNCLAGGGNMARLTLLEAGLPLDISGFTIDRQCGSGMNAVGLAAEGIWSGRGEIFIAGGTESMTHRPFMMARVEKAFDRNPPRFVNARLSPDSIGNPPMGITAENLAEKYSISREEQDQFALESQQKMARAMQEGRFKEQILPLTIKEGKNEFVFDTDEHPRPGTSMEALSKLPPAFKQGGSVTAGNSSGINDGAAALVIMSRQKAESLGLEILAKVTAYDVAGVDPNIMGIGPVPAVQKLLKRTGLQLDQIDLIELNEAFAAQVLACNRELKMDMSKVNVNGGAIAHGHPIAATGAILVTKMVYEMKRTDAKRGIVTACIGGGQGIAVLIERG, via the coding sequence ATGGAAGCTGTAATTGTTTCTGCAGTGCGTACAGCGATTGCGAGAGAAGCGGGTGCCATGCGCAGCCTATTGCCGCAACAATACGGAGCGGCTGTCATGAAAGAGGCATTAAGGAGAGCGAATCTTGACGGCAGTCAAATCGATGACGTAGTAATGGGGAACTGTTTGGCGGGCGGCGGCAATATGGCGCGTTTAACGCTTTTGGAAGCCGGTTTGCCCTTGGATATTTCCGGGTTTACGATTGACCGCCAATGCGGTTCCGGAATGAATGCGGTAGGTTTGGCTGCTGAGGGAATTTGGTCAGGCCGCGGCGAAATTTTCATTGCCGGCGGAACGGAGAGCATGACGCACAGACCGTTTATGATGGCAAGGGTTGAAAAAGCGTTTGACCGCAATCCACCCCGTTTTGTAAATGCTCGTTTGTCCCCGGATTCGATCGGAAATCCGCCGATGGGGATTACGGCTGAAAATCTGGCTGAGAAATATTCGATTTCGCGCGAGGAACAAGACCAATTTGCGCTCGAAAGCCAACAAAAAATGGCACGCGCCATGCAGGAAGGGCGGTTCAAGGAGCAGATTCTGCCGTTAACCATAAAAGAGGGCAAGAATGAATTTGTCTTCGATACGGACGAACATCCACGTCCTGGAACAAGCATGGAAGCGCTTTCGAAACTTCCGCCCGCGTTCAAGCAAGGCGGTTCCGTAACAGCAGGCAACAGTTCCGGAATTAACGATGGAGCGGCTGCGCTGGTTATTATGTCCCGTCAGAAAGCAGAATCACTGGGGCTTGAAATTCTGGCAAAAGTAACCGCTTACGACGTAGCTGGGGTTGACCCGAACATTATGGGGATCGGACCGGTACCGGCTGTTCAGAAATTGTTAAAACGGACCGGGCTGCAATTAGATCAAATCGACCTGATTGAATTGAATGAAGCTTTTGCCGCCCAGGTATTGGCGTGCAACAGAGAGCTGAAAATGGATATGAGCAAAGTGAACGTGAATGGAGGGGCGATTGCGCACGGTCATCCGATCGCGGCTACAGGCGCCATTCTTGTTACAAAAATGGTTTATGAAATGAAACGGACCGATGCGAAGCGCGGTATCGTAACTGCTTGTATCGGCGGCGGTCAGGGAATTGCAGTCCTGATCGAAAGAGGTTAA
- a CDS encoding SDR family NAD(P)-dependent oxidoreductase — MRFKGKVAVVTGAGSGIGESIAVRFAQEGAQVVLVGRTQSKLEAVAKKIGELAIPFSADVSNESDVKQLAAFLKERFGEFDILVNNAGGSKHGKLLEIPLQEWEEVQASNLRSVFLVSKELAPLMIGKSGRSIINMASISGIQSGAMIAHYSAAKAAVINLTRSFALELSPLGVRVNSVSPGFVETPLTEEGLKNDRFAASIVRNTALRRVGQPNEIAGVVAFLASDDASYVTGTDIVADGGWLIM, encoded by the coding sequence ATGCGATTCAAAGGAAAAGTCGCTGTTGTAACAGGCGCGGGAAGCGGAATCGGTGAATCGATCGCCGTCCGCTTTGCGCAAGAAGGGGCACAGGTCGTATTGGTTGGAAGAACCCAGTCCAAACTCGAGGCGGTTGCGAAAAAAATCGGCGAGCTGGCAATTCCATTCTCTGCTGATGTCAGCAATGAAAGCGATGTCAAGCAACTGGCTGCTTTTTTGAAAGAGCGGTTTGGCGAATTTGACATCCTTGTCAATAATGCGGGTGGTTCCAAACACGGCAAACTGCTGGAAATTCCCTTGCAGGAGTGGGAAGAGGTGCAAGCGTCCAACCTGCGCAGCGTATTCCTCGTATCCAAAGAATTAGCCCCGTTGATGATTGGCAAAAGTGGGCGCTCGATCATTAACATGGCCTCTATCTCGGGAATCCAGTCAGGTGCCATGATTGCACATTATTCGGCGGCAAAAGCGGCTGTCATCAACTTAACTCGCTCGTTTGCTTTGGAACTGTCGCCGCTGGGAGTTCGGGTTAACTCCGTCAGCCCCGGTTTTGTCGAAACGCCGCTGACCGAAGAAGGGCTCAAAAATGACCGGTTTGCCGCCAGCATCGTTCGCAACACAGCGCTGCGAAGAGTGGGGCAACCGAATGAAATCGCAGGTGTGGTGGCTTTTCTTGCATCTGACGATGCGTCATACGTCACAGGTACGGACATTGTGGCGGATGGTGGCTGGCTGATCATGTAA